A single Methanocaldococcus bathoardescens DNA region contains:
- a CDS encoding geranylgeranyl reductase family protein produces MQVGIIGAGLAGSILYKLLSEHGFYIDIYDHVLVRGCKSMGLIFSNKNEILAVKKVFKILNIDIQDYVLKEIGEVNISGDAYFPNKKIYIINKSKLIEDLVPRTIVTNREFNPVIRRYTTKVIDTGIIVREFCTEAETKFYDLVVDASGNTKVLQLGNVHTKYKNDIRTCQFLIACDQNSSEKFDKFFIDEIKIHKGKPLIGYTWIAPIGDGLYHVGCAYYRNGHELWEYLKRYVKRMFDSDYKRVCGCSSRINGNLISESFVGGVYERRCVASVGESMGLTTPLGHGNVYAIISAYILSKSISKYELDEAVLKYKDYMLKKFEKLDKDKKAVKSFNLLRITRLFKEYYNIPTHESMKIMLKSLY; encoded by the coding sequence ATGCAAGTGGGTATTATTGGAGCAGGATTGGCGGGATCTATATTGTATAAATTACTCTCAGAACATGGTTTTTACATAGATATTTATGATCATGTATTAGTTAGGGGATGTAAAAGTATGGGGCTCATATTTTCTAATAAAAATGAGATTTTAGCAGTAAAAAAAGTTTTTAAAATATTAAATATAGATATTCAAGATTATGTACTCAAAGAAATAGGGGAAGTGAATATTAGTGGAGACGCTTATTTTCCAAATAAAAAAATTTATATTATAAATAAATCTAAATTAATTGAAGATTTAGTGCCAAGAACAATAGTTACAAATAGAGAATTTAATCCAGTTATTAGAAGATATACAACAAAAGTTATTGATACGGGAATTATAGTGAGAGAATTTTGTACTGAGGCTGAAACCAAGTTTTATGATTTAGTTGTCGATGCCTCTGGGAATACTAAAGTACTTCAATTAGGTAATGTCCATACCAAATATAAGAATGATATTAGAACATGTCAATTTCTAATAGCATGTGATCAAAATTCTTCAGAAAAATTTGATAAATTTTTTATTGACGAAATAAAAATACATAAGGGAAAACCACTAATTGGTTATACTTGGATAGCTCCTATAGGCGATGGATTATATCATGTTGGATGTGCTTACTATAGAAATGGCCATGAACTTTGGGAATACTTAAAAAGATATGTTAAAAGGATGTTTGATAGTGATTATAAGAGAGTTTGTGGATGTTCTTCTAGAATAAACGGAAATTTAATCTCTGAAAGTTTTGTAGGAGGGGTGTATGAGAGAAGATGTGTCGCAAGTGTAGGAGAGAGTATGGGTTTAACAACACCTTTAGGTCATGGGAATGTCTATGCTATAATTTCTGCTTATATTCTATCAAAGTCTATAAGTAAATATGAATTAGATGAAGCTGTATTAAAATATAAAGATTATATGTTAAAAAAATTTGAAAAATTGGATAAAGATAAAAAAGCTGTAAAAAGTTTTAATTTATTAAGGATTACAAGATTGTTTAAAGAATATTATAACATACCAACTCATGAATCCATGAAGATTATGCTTAAATCTCTTTACTAA
- a CDS encoding DUF2124 family protein, giving the protein MLREFRNFIESNDIESVAFVGSIGVCQPFAELFGYAIRNKESYFIPNGDLSNVKKLVIKDIGMQMEDFESLDKVDAVVLFGGLAMPKYGVEVDKIKEIIKKLSPKKVIGICFMSIFKKAGWDKEIDFDYLIDGFIKISLYCKD; this is encoded by the coding sequence ATGTTAAGAGAATTTAGAAACTTTATAGAGAGTAATGATATAGAAAGTGTTGCATTTGTTGGCTCTATTGGGGTTTGTCAACCTTTTGCTGAATTGTTTGGATATGCAATAAGAAATAAAGAGAGTTATTTTATTCCGAATGGGGATTTAAGCAATGTTAAAAAACTAGTTATTAAAGATATAGGTATGCAAATGGAAGATTTTGAAAGCTTAGATAAAGTAGATGCAGTTGTTTTATTTGGAGGTTTAGCAATGCCAAAATATGGGGTAGAAGTAGATAAAATTAAAGAAATAATAAAAAAACTTTCGCCTAAAAAAGTTATTGGTATATGTTTTATGAGTATATTTAAAAAGGCAGGATGGGACAAAGAGATAGATTTTGACTATTTAATAGATGGCTTTATTAAAATAAGTTTATATTGCAAAGATTAA
- the wtpA gene encoding tungstate ABC transporter substrate-binding protein WtpA yields the protein MIKKLIAISILLIVGTALCGCTEQQKTQENVGQQGVGTQEKIVLKIFHAGSLSVPFEEYEKMFEKEHPNVDVQREPAGSVACVRKITDLGKKADILASADYSLIPQMMMPKYADWYVMFARNEIVLAYTDNSKYKDEINSENWYKILERPDVKFGFSNPNDDPCGYRSQMVMQLAEIYYKDPTIYDNLVLKYTNIKVEENNGTYLILVPGDLEVNSDKLVVRSKETDLLAPLEAGAFDYLFIYKSVANQHHLKYVELPKEINLGYYEYANTYNKVSLKIIAKNKTIVAKPIVYGMTVPTNAPHKKEAIEFVKFVLEHPEVLENNGQPAISPAIAKGNVPEELKGLVKIENN from the coding sequence ATGATAAAAAAATTAATAGCAATCTCAATATTGCTGATAGTTGGAACAGCTTTATGTGGATGTACGGAACAGCAAAAAACTCAGGAAAATGTAGGACAGCAAGGAGTTGGAACTCAGGAGAAGATTGTTTTAAAAATATTTCACGCTGGAAGTTTGTCTGTGCCTTTTGAAGAGTATGAAAAGATGTTTGAGAAAGAACATCCAAATGTTGATGTGCAGAGAGAGCCAGCTGGAAGTGTTGCTTGCGTTAGAAAAATAACAGATTTAGGAAAAAAAGCTGATATCTTAGCTTCAGCTGATTATTCCCTAATCCCTCAAATGATGATGCCTAAGTATGCAGATTGGTATGTAATGTTTGCAAGAAATGAGATTGTTTTAGCATACACAGACAACAGCAAATACAAGGATGAGATAAACTCAGAGAACTGGTATAAGATTTTAGAAAGACCAGATGTTAAATTTGGTTTCTCAAATCCAAATGACGACCCTTGTGGATACAGAAGCCAAATGGTTATGCAATTAGCTGAAATTTATTATAAAGATCCAACAATATATGACAACTTAGTTTTAAAATACACAAACATAAAGGTTGAAGAGAATAATGGAACTTACTTGATATTAGTTCCTGGAGATTTAGAAGTTAATTCAGACAAATTGGTTGTTAGAAGTAAAGAGACTGATTTATTAGCCCCATTAGAGGCTGGAGCGTTTGACTATCTCTTTATCTATAAGAGTGTTGCAAACCAACACCACTTAAAGTATGTAGAGCTTCCAAAAGAGATTAATTTAGGATATTATGAATATGCCAACACTTACAACAAAGTTAGCTTAAAAATAATTGCAAAGAATAAAACAATAGTTGCAAAACCAATTGTTTATGGTATGACAGTTCCAACAAATGCTCCACACAAAAAAGAGGCTATAGAGTTTGTTAAGTTTGTCTTAGAACACCCAGAGGTTTTAGAGAATAATGGACAGCCAGCAATAAGTCCAGCAATTGCTAAAGGAAATGTTCCGGAAGAGTTAAAGGGTTTAGTTAAAATAGAAAACAACTAA
- a CDS encoding DUF4013 domain-containing protein has protein sequence MRKFEDYLTESFKYAFSDIKKGIIGGLLLAISGVFSVLLSIIMLTIGTNSNPNNIFKILTGMLIAIAVGFLISLVIGFVIDGYYVRIMKTTVEGFDNLPEWDNFIDLLMRGFLYFVGVLILAFIFLIIPIILFGIGVLLITQDEIIGMVSLMISFVIFIILLILLLFYLPLAEVNFSINGFLGFFEFKKIIKMMSLKYIVLVIVVGIIVLIIESIISAPFIFMDMLFSPHTHSYYANTISSTSFIIQLISATVSGFVGFFMAVFSKRAIALYYKDKIEEER, from the coding sequence ATGAGAAAATTTGAAGATTATCTTACTGAGTCTTTTAAATATGCATTCTCAGATATTAAAAAAGGAATAATTGGAGGTTTATTATTGGCAATCTCTGGAGTTTTTAGTGTTTTACTGTCAATAATCATGCTTACTATAGGAACTAATTCAAATCCAAATAATATTTTTAAAATATTAACAGGAATGTTAATAGCAATAGCTGTTGGATTTTTAATAAGTTTAGTAATTGGATTTGTAATAGATGGTTATTATGTAAGGATTATGAAAACTACAGTTGAAGGTTTTGATAATTTACCTGAATGGGATAATTTCATTGATTTGCTTATGAGAGGGTTTTTATACTTTGTCGGGGTTTTAATTTTGGCATTTATATTTTTAATAATTCCAATTATATTGTTTGGTATTGGGGTATTGCTAATCACACAAGATGAAATCATAGGGATGGTTTCTTTAATGATATCATTTGTAATATTTATTATATTATTAATATTATTATTATTTTATCTTCCACTTGCAGAAGTTAATTTTTCAATTAATGGATTTTTAGGGTTTTTTGAATTTAAAAAAATAATTAAAATGATGTCATTAAAATATATAGTATTGGTCATTGTTGTTGGAATTATAGTATTAATAATTGAAAGTATTATCTCAGCTCCATTTATATTCATGGATATGTTATTCTCTCCTCATACACATTCATATTATGCTAATACAATATCATCAACTTCATTCATTATTCAGCTAATTTCAGCAACAGTTTCTGGATTTGTTGGATTTTTCATGGCTGTGTTTTCAAAAAGAGCTATTGCATTATACTATAAAGATAAAATAGAAGAAGAGCGTTAA
- the ribC gene encoding riboflavin synthase — MTKKVGIVDTTFARVDMASAAIKKLKELSPNIKIIRKTVPGIKDLPVACKKLLEEENCDIVMALGMPGKAEKDKVCAHEASLGLMLAQLMTNKHIIEVFVHEDEAKDDKELDWLAKRRAEEHAENVYYLLFKPEYLTKMAGKGLRQGFEDAGPARE, encoded by the coding sequence TTGACAAAAAAAGTAGGGATTGTAGATACAACATTTGCAAGAGTTGATATGGCTTCTGCAGCCATAAAAAAGTTAAAAGAGCTCTCTCCAAACATTAAAATTATTAGAAAAACTGTTCCTGGGATAAAAGATTTGCCTGTAGCATGTAAAAAGCTATTGGAAGAAGAAAACTGCGATATAGTTATGGCATTAGGAATGCCAGGAAAGGCAGAGAAAGATAAAGTATGTGCTCATGAGGCATCTCTTGGCTTAATGTTGGCCCAATTAATGACAAATAAGCATATAATTGAAGTATTTGTCCATGAAGATGAAGCTAAGGACGATAAAGAATTAGATTGGTTAGCTAAAAGAAGGGCTGAAGAACATGCAGAAAATGTCTATTATTTATTGTTTAAACCAGAGTATTTAACAAAAATGGCTGGTAAAGGTTTAAGGCAAGGATTTGAAGATGCTGGACCTGCAAGAGAGTAA
- a CDS encoding ADP-ribosylglycohydrolase family protein gives MEKMKNKIFGSVFGAVIGDALGMPTENLTKEEIKKLYGFVDNYVEPKNYLAGKLSKGEWTDDTEQAICLIKSLIKEGVDIKKFANCLIAWKNKNPPDIGLTSLMAIEKLENNDYSGVDSSSCGAAMRIYPLGIVFYNNLNKLKEEVIKVSKITHNNKTAIAGALSIAFFVSSALKDKKDFSLLDSCHNYIKDIDEEFAKKLLEIKNFKNFDELSHIYDYFGTGVKTEEVVPSAIATYLLTKNFKNGMIKCINAGGDTDSLASMYGAMAGAYYGFKNILKEWIEGLKNKDYIYELANYLYQLTF, from the coding sequence ATGGAAAAAATGAAAAATAAAATCTTTGGCTCTGTGTTTGGGGCAGTTATTGGAGATGCTTTAGGAATGCCAACTGAAAATCTAACAAAGGAAGAGATAAAAAAGCTTTATGGATTTGTAGATAACTATGTTGAGCCAAAAAACTACTTAGCTGGGAAGTTAAGCAAAGGAGAATGGACAGATGACACAGAGCAAGCTATCTGTTTAATAAAAAGTCTAATCAAAGAAGGAGTTGATATAAAAAAATTTGCCAACTGTTTAATAGCTTGGAAAAACAAGAACCCTCCAGATATTGGTTTAACATCATTAATGGCTATTGAAAAATTAGAAAATAATGATTATTCTGGAGTTGATAGCAGTAGTTGCGGAGCGGCAATGAGAATCTATCCATTAGGGATTGTGTTTTATAACAACTTAAATAAACTAAAGGAAGAGGTTATAAAGGTATCAAAAATAACTCACAACAACAAAACAGCAATTGCTGGAGCTTTATCTATAGCGTTCTTTGTTAGCAGTGCGTTAAAAGACAAAAAAGATTTTAGCTTATTAGATAGTTGCCACAACTACATAAAAGACATAGATGAAGAATTTGCTAAAAAATTATTAGAAATTAAAAACTTTAAAAACTTTGATGAGTTATCTCATATATATGATTACTTTGGAACCGGTGTAAAAACTGAAGAAGTTGTTCCTTCAGCAATAGCAACCTATCTACTAACAAAAAACTTCAAAAATGGTATGATAAAATGCATAAATGCTGGGGGAGATACTGATAGCTTAGCATCTATGTATGGAGCTATGGCTGGGGCATACTATGGCTTTAAAAATATTCTAAAAGAATGGATTGAGGGTTTAAAAAATAAAGATTATATCTATGAACTTGCTAACTATCTCTATCAATTAACTTTCTGA
- the ribL gene encoding FAD synthase, whose translation MEKKKRVVTAGTFDILHPGHYETLKFAKSLGDELIVIVARDETVKKIKGRKPIIPEEQRREMVEALKPVDKAILGSLKNKLEPILELKPDVIVLGPDQTTFDEETLKKELAKYNLYPEIVRFEGYKKCPFHSSFDIVKEIIRRFCNKEIRI comes from the coding sequence ATGGAAAAGAAAAAGAGAGTAGTAACTGCCGGGACATTTGATATATTGCATCCAGGGCATTATGAGACATTAAAATTTGCTAAAAGTTTAGGAGATGAGCTTATAGTTATCGTTGCGAGGGATGAAACAGTTAAAAAAATAAAAGGTAGAAAACCAATAATTCCAGAAGAGCAAAGGAGAGAGATGGTTGAAGCATTAAAACCTGTTGATAAAGCAATATTAGGAAGTTTAAAAAATAAATTAGAGCCAATATTGGAATTAAAACCGGATGTTATTGTTCTTGGTCCTGACCAAACAACTTTTGATGAAGAAACACTAAAAAAAGAACTTGCTAAATATAATTTATATCCAGAGATTGTTAGATTTGAGGGCTATAAAAAATGTCCATTTCACAGCTCTTTTGATATAGTGAAAGAGATTATTAGGAGATTTTGCAATAAAGAGATTAGAATTTAA
- a CDS encoding AI-2E family transporter, with the protein MRFNEFKFFRKGIIIGLLIMLLYIIWPFIDVLAYSCAFAYMALPIYNLLRKKFNKTISAGLAISIYILPIMIITIYALITFMEIVFSFNTKSIEPYIDIILKLYNTSMLKGMINEQIFTKYIDEFVKYLINQFSGKIVDMGYLLIKVIMILFITFYFLRDGDKARNLVISFVPKEYKEKMEIYLDYLHDSYKNLFISCVSLSVIITVLSYIGYLIVSVPYAELFAVMTGIFALLPILGGWMVYILIAIYYFLTHDYTKAIFMFIYGEIFLSIAPDFVIRPYLVKKEVDIHPVLVVIAFLMAPLSLGFSGFAIGPLVVGALNAFYLAKYRDRKI; encoded by the coding sequence ATGAGATTTAATGAGTTTAAGTTTTTTAGGAAAGGAATTATTATTGGATTGTTAATAATGTTATTATATATAATTTGGCCATTTATTGATGTTTTGGCTTATTCGTGTGCATTTGCATATATGGCTTTACCAATATATAACTTATTAAGAAAAAAATTTAATAAAACTATTTCAGCAGGTTTGGCAATTAGCATATATATTCTTCCAATTATGATAATAACAATTTATGCTTTAATTACATTCATGGAAATTGTATTTTCATTTAATACCAAATCCATAGAGCCATATATAGATATAATTCTTAAGCTATATAATACTTCTATGTTAAAAGGAATGATTAATGAGCAAATTTTTACAAAATATATTGATGAATTTGTAAAATACTTAATTAATCAATTTTCTGGGAAGATTGTTGATATGGGCTATTTACTAATTAAAGTTATTATGATTTTATTCATAACATTCTACTTTTTAAGAGATGGAGATAAGGCCAGAAATTTAGTTATTTCATTCGTGCCTAAGGAATATAAAGAAAAAATGGAAATTTATTTAGATTATCTTCACGACTCTTATAAAAATCTGTTTATAAGCTGTGTTTCACTTTCTGTAATTATAACTGTCCTATCATACATTGGATATCTTATTGTATCTGTGCCATATGCAGAGTTATTTGCGGTAATGACTGGAATATTTGCTCTATTACCAATATTAGGGGGATGGATGGTATATATTCTAATAGCCATATATTATTTCTTAACTCATGATTATACAAAAGCAATTTTCATGTTTATTTATGGGGAAATTTTTCTCTCCATAGCACCAGATTTCGTAATAAGACCTTATTTAGTTAAAAAAGAAGTAGATATTCATCCTGTCCTTGTTGTTATTGCATTTTTAATGGCTCCTCTATCTTTAGGGTTTAGTGGATTTGCTATTGGTCCATTAGTCGTTGGGGCTTTAAACGCCTTTTATTTGGCAAAATATAGAGACAGAAAGATTTAA
- a CDS encoding aldehyde ferredoxin oxidoreductase C-terminal domain-containing protein gives MKNALINATTKKFEIIEKNILPITWGLYWHNKFETWKYDVYDERNVFCFGRGVLPIIGGHRLIFSFRSPLWDGFYFSSMGGAGYQFKGTGLNNVAIIGRCEKPSLLVIENEGQLKIDFIEVKENLKTVYKVSDYILELYKDKNMRSVVVGEASKRTNMGALFSQTVRNGKFVEGSEDWAARGGGGSVLYRAHNIIGIVFFGDEKENKEEKEKAKKIIEDYYKKPMSKVVSEHTKKYRYDEETKTGGTFGNNWLLYKEKVPIFNWRIPYIDKEDRKKILDKILRLYLETFNKETIETKKWTNCGEPCPVVCKKYRNKNKIDYEPYASNGTLLGIFDLYEADRVVKTVDALGFDSIEIGNLIAWVFELLDVGLLKEDELNIKKPIFNHKKIIDGDDEEIKEISKHNAEQAIKLLYNLAENSNEIYKILSLGKRKASKILNERFKNRVKKFGKKFNDFAVYVPFGDWGEIASNLYWTPGFFIPFVIQGRYLTYYKPEFNEPEKLAELVVESIKLEMPIENLGICRFHRRWVKPVLNNLAKELLGIENIVEDSIKLYREICNYNKKIGYPAKIESERVRDLIIALAKEFGNEEWTKKFENRENVDEYVKRVLDRYSELLDIDWKIN, from the coding sequence ATGAAAAATGCTTTAATAAATGCAACAACAAAAAAGTTTGAAATTATTGAAAAAAATATATTGCCAATAACTTGGGGACTATATTGGCATAATAAATTTGAGACATGGAAGTATGATGTTTATGATGAAAGAAATGTCTTTTGTTTTGGTAGAGGAGTTTTGCCAATTATAGGAGGGCATAGATTGATATTTTCCTTTAGGTCACCACTTTGGGATGGTTTTTATTTTTCATCAATGGGAGGAGCTGGATATCAATTCAAAGGCACAGGATTAAACAATGTAGCAATTATTGGAAGATGTGAGAAGCCATCTTTATTAGTTATAGAAAATGAAGGGCAGTTAAAAATAGATTTTATTGAGGTTAAAGAAAATCTTAAGACGGTATATAAAGTTAGCGACTATATTCTTGAGCTCTACAAAGATAAAAATATGAGAAGTGTTGTTGTTGGTGAGGCATCAAAAAGAACAAATATGGGGGCTTTATTTTCTCAAACAGTTAGAAATGGTAAATTTGTTGAAGGCTCAGAAGATTGGGCAGCAAGAGGAGGAGGGGGCTCTGTTCTTTATAGAGCTCATAACATAATAGGAATTGTGTTCTTTGGAGATGAAAAAGAAAATAAAGAGGAAAAAGAAAAAGCTAAAAAAATTATCGAAGATTATTATAAAAAGCCAATGAGTAAAGTTGTATCGGAACATACAAAAAAATATAGGTATGATGAAGAAACAAAAACTGGTGGAACTTTTGGGAACAACTGGCTTTTGTATAAAGAGAAAGTCCCAATATTTAATTGGAGAATACCATATATAGATAAAGAGGATAGAAAAAAGATTTTAGATAAAATATTAAGACTTTACCTTGAAACATTCAATAAAGAAACTATAGAAACTAAAAAATGGACAAATTGTGGGGAGCCATGTCCTGTTGTATGTAAAAAGTATAGAAATAAAAACAAAATTGATTATGAGCCGTATGCATCAAACGGAACATTATTAGGAATTTTTGATTTATATGAAGCAGATAGAGTTGTTAAAACAGTAGATGCATTAGGATTTGATAGCATAGAGATTGGAAATTTAATTGCTTGGGTTTTTGAACTTTTAGATGTTGGTTTGTTAAAAGAAGATGAGCTGAATATAAAAAAACCAATATTTAATCATAAAAAGATTATAGATGGGGATGATGAAGAGATTAAAGAAATATCAAAACATAATGCTGAACAGGCAATAAAATTATTGTATAATTTAGCAGAGAACTCAAATGAAATCTATAAAATCTTATCATTAGGAAAAAGAAAGGCATCTAAAATATTAAATGAGAGATTTAAAAATAGAGTTAAGAAATTTGGCAAAAAATTCAACGATTTTGCTGTTTATGTTCCATTTGGTGATTGGGGAGAAATAGCCTCAAATCTATACTGGACTCCTGGATTCTTTATACCATTTGTTATTCAGGGAAGATATCTAACCTATTACAAACCAGAATTTAATGAACCAGAAAAATTAGCTGAATTAGTTGTAGAAAGTATAAAATTAGAAATGCCAATAGAAAACCTTGGAATCTGTAGATTCCATAGAAGATGGGTAAAGCCTGTGTTGAATAATTTAGCTAAAGAGCTTTTAGGTATAGAAAATATTGTAGAAGATTCAATAAAACTCTATAGAGAAATTTGTAATTATAACAAAAAGATAGGATACCCTGCAAAAATTGAAAGTGAAAGAGTTAGGGATTTAATTATAGCATTAGCAAAAGAATTTGGCAATGAAGAATGGACTAAAAAATTTGAAAATAGAGAAAATGTAGATGAGTATGTAAAAAGAGTCTTAGATAGATATTCTGAGCTCTTAGATATTGATTGGAAAATTAATTAA
- a CDS encoding sugar phosphate isomerase/epimerase family protein: MKIGVSTLFFWEYPMVEIFDIFRDIGIKCIEFFPENPDFWDNRFDLDYIAELRREFLKFDVALHNPHIELNPSSLNPYVREAVIKETLWSIELAKFYKCKLITLHPGKRPTNRPPTDEEYEAFFKYLDKSLEAAINKNITLCLENMPEKVNRIGWNPEEVEWILKRYDGLLYMTLDFAHAKEYIDEFFERVIDYIKHTHISGVVNRKDHFPLRKSEIDFSPYVKALIDYGYDGMFNLELDDRRLGKNPVTKEEKIDEVIKDIEFLESII; this comes from the coding sequence ATGAAAATTGGTGTTTCAACTTTATTTTTTTGGGAATATCCAATGGTTGAGATTTTTGATATATTTAGAGATATTGGAATTAAATGTATAGAATTTTTTCCAGAAAATCCTGATTTTTGGGATAATAGATTTGATTTGGACTATATTGCAGAGCTTAGAAGAGAATTTCTAAAATTTGATGTTGCTCTACACAACCCGCATATAGAGCTAAACCCTTCATCTCTAAACCCTTATGTTAGAGAAGCAGTTATAAAAGAGACACTTTGGAGTATTGAATTAGCTAAATTTTACAAATGCAAGTTAATAACTCTACACCCTGGAAAAAGACCAACCAACAGACCACCAACAGACGAAGAATATGAAGCATTTTTTAAATATTTAGATAAATCATTGGAAGCTGCTATTAATAAAAATATAACATTATGCTTAGAAAATATGCCAGAGAAGGTTAATAGAATTGGATGGAATCCAGAAGAGGTTGAATGGATTTTAAAAAGATATGATGGACTATTATATATGACTTTGGACTTTGCACATGCTAAAGAGTATATAGATGAATTTTTTGAGAGGGTTATTGACTATATAAAACATACTCATATTTCCGGAGTTGTCAATCGAAAAGACCACTTCCCATTAAGAAAATCAGAAATTGATTTCTCTCCTTATGTAAAAGCACTTATAGATTATGGATATGATGGAATGTTTAACTTAGAGCTTGATGATAGAAGATTAGGAAAAAATCCAGTAACAAAAGAGGAGAAAATTGATGAAGTAATAAAAGATATTGAATTTTTAGAGAGTATTATTTAG
- a CDS encoding ABC transporter substrate-binding protein, giving the protein MKKVYAVMALLISSVVLLAGCVQNQQTSEIPTLTVAYLPTDHHAALFVACDNPDLFKNNYGIYLKAVKDKEEYELYKGDKKVANVKVVKVTEGGASIMNLMTQGQVDVALVGNPPVIFYIDKGTNAKIIMNLHTEGSAVVVRNDIPVNNWEEFVNWIKEQHANGNQVKIGHPLPTSIQYVMIKDALKAEGITYTEDPNDKDAMVLLMNCKGQKTMPQMLAQKQLDAVIAWEPTPEIIKSEGIGKVIAYSEDLPSTAGGKWTNHPCCCLAASEDALTNKRDATITFAKLLKDATDEINKDKDLAVKASVRWLGTDEAVERESIEHIKFDYRLEPTIPQVIKFVEAMKLQGLMSGKLKDVSSEDAKNLIFDLKTYNDIVE; this is encoded by the coding sequence ATGAAAAAGGTATATGCAGTGATGGCCTTATTAATTTCGTCTGTAGTTTTATTGGCTGGATGTGTCCAAAACCAGCAAACTTCAGAGATTCCTACATTGACAGTAGCTTATTTACCAACAGACCATCATGCAGCGTTATTTGTTGCCTGTGACAACCCAGATTTATTTAAAAACAATTATGGTATTTATTTAAAAGCAGTTAAAGATAAAGAAGAGTATGAGTTATACAAAGGAGATAAGAAAGTAGCTAATGTAAAGGTTGTTAAAGTTACTGAGGGTGGAGCAAGTATAATGAACTTAATGACTCAAGGACAAGTCGATGTTGCTTTAGTTGGTAATCCACCAGTAATTTTCTACATTGATAAAGGAACAAACGCTAAGATTATAATGAATTTGCATACAGAAGGTTCAGCAGTAGTTGTTAGAAACGATATTCCAGTAAATAACTGGGAAGAATTTGTAAATTGGATAAAAGAGCAACATGCAAATGGTAATCAGGTTAAGATAGGACATCCTCTCCCTACTTCAATCCAATACGTTATGATTAAAGATGCTTTAAAAGCTGAAGGTATAACTTATACTGAAGACCCTAACGATAAAGATGCAATGGTTCTATTAATGAACTGTAAAGGGCAAAAAACAATGCCTCAAATGTTAGCTCAAAAGCAGTTAGATGCAGTTATTGCATGGGAACCAACACCCGAAATTATAAAAAGTGAAGGTATTGGAAAAGTTATTGCTTACAGTGAGGATTTACCAAGCACTGCAGGAGGAAAATGGACAAATCATCCATGCTGTTGCTTAGCTGCATCAGAAGATGCCTTAACTAACAAAAGAGATGCTACAATAACATTTGCGAAACTATTAAAAGATGCAACAGATGAAATTAACAAAGATAAAGATTTAGCTGTTAAAGCATCAGTTAGATGGCTTGGAACTGATGAAGCTGTTGAAAGAGAGTCAATTGAACATATAAAGTTTGATTACAGATTAGAGCCAACAATACCACAGGTTATAAAATTCGTTGAAGCTATGAAGCTTCAAGGATTAATGAGTGGAAAGTTAAAAGATGTCTCATCAGAGGACGCTAAGAACTTAATATTTGACTTAAAAACATACAATGATATAGTTGAATAA